CTAAATCCTTTGCAATTAAGCAACTTACTGTAGAATCTAAACCACCGCTTAAAACACATACTGCTTTCATATTATCACTTTTTGTTTTTTGGTTTTAGATAATAAACATTTGGGAAATTAGCCAATGTATTTCTTCAACAACATCCCAACGGCAAAACTTGGGGTTGCCAATGAAACTTCTTTCCCATAAATTTCTTTTATTGATTTTATGTTATATCCCTTTAACGCATCTTTTAAGATTTCTTCTCCTAAACCAGTTATAACTACATTTTTTAATTCATATTTTTTAGATACCTCATCAACTCCTTCCCTTATTAATTTCAATAATTTGGCATAGAATTCTTCAGCAATAGCAGTTAATTCATCATCATTGATCATCTCTCTATCTCCACACAAAACCCTTGCGACTCTTGTTAAGCATGCGTCTCTATCAACGCCCTTACCATCTGGTGTCTCACAGGTGTAATCTTCTTCCTTAATTTTGCCAAGAATAACGTGTATATCACCAGTTATTGCAAAGTATTCTGATGATACATGTGTTATTTTTCCTCTAAAGTTTATTTTATTGGCTAAAAATGATAATGGAGTCCTCAAAGTCCCAACATAAATAAGTTCGTTGTTCATTAACCTATCCAAGTCCTTCTTATTTGCCAAAATTTTCCCATCTTTTATTGGGATTATATCTGTTGTGGTTGAGCCCATATCCACCAAAATGCAGTTATTATCAATATATTCAGAGACAAATTTTGCAGTAGCCATCCAATTGGCGGCGGAAACTTTTAAGTAGTTTTCTCTCGCTTCTTCTGGAGTTAAAAAATTCCCATCAGCATCAAGAACATAAATTGGGCAATCATAGGCGTTTTCAACGGAATTTAATATGTCATTTACGCCCTCTTTTTTTGTTTCATAGGCATCAACGAGTTCAGCGGTCATAACAATACCAACTGTATCAACATTTTCACTGTATTTTTTTAATAATTCGGTTAGTTTTTCATTATTTTTCCACATTGGGAAATATATATGATGTATTTTGTAGTCATTCTCATCAATTTCAGTTATTTTTGTATTTGCCCCACCAATATCAATGCCCAATATCATCTTTTCACCAAGATGGTTTCTTAGAATAAAATAAATTGGGGTCTATCCATCGTGAGGATTTAGGAGTAAATGTGAATAAAAGTACTCTCGCTTAAATTAACCCTCACGATGGACTTGGGTGACATCGGTCTCAACTCTCCTCTGGGTTCATTGGGGAGTAAATCATCGACCTCCACCCCAGCCACGGGGGCCCCAACTCCGCCTAAGAGTTTTTTAACTAATTTAACTCCTCTTTTAAAGATATTAAAAGAGCCGACGAACTGCCTATTGAAAACTCCACATTTTTCGCATGTTACAACCTGTCCCTCTTGGGACTCCATTTTACTCCCGCATACGGGACAGGTTTTTGAAGTATAGTGAGGATTAACGTAAAAAACAATACTCTTATACTCTAACTTTTTCGCTATCTCTCTCCAGCTTGTCCTATCTAAATCTCTGTTAAAGTTTGAATTTTTATACATACTGAGCTTATCCAAATCCTCAAAGATAAAAATTGCATTTGGAAAGAGTTTAGATAGCTGGGAAGTTAATTTATTAATAAAATCTTCAACTCGATTTTTCCTTCTATTATAATACTTTTTTAGCAAGATACCAATTCTCTTCGGAGCTTTTTTATAAATCGACTTTAACTTATCGATAATAACATCATAAACCTTCTTTATTCTATGCAGTTCAGATAAATCAACTCTAATCCACCCCTCTTCTGGATGGAATAAATCTAAGGATTTTAGATTGCTATCTACACCGATAACGACTTTTTTATCAAATATATTTAAAGGTTTTTTAAAGGTTATTAATGCCTCGTTGTCCTTCAAAATAATCTCTCCAATGTCAAAACCTCTAATTTTTTCGAAAAACCATTCATTTTTAATATTTAAAACTAAATACTCCCTCCTCGCTTTTATTGTTATCCTTATCGTTCCATTTTCTTTATCGTATTTTATTAGGGTATTTTTAACTCTAACAAAAGGTCTTTTAAATGTCGGTTTATTTCTTTTTCTTTTACCATCTAAATAATTCGATTTCCAACTCTCTATTGTTGAATAAGCCACTTTAATAGCTCCATCTACATAATGAGAAGCAAAATTCCAGCCATTTAGTAAATAATTTCTTAGTTCTCTTTTGAAATCCTTATCTTTTGGAATTTCTGGGATTAATCGGGTGGTTGTGTAGTATTTGTATTTATTTTTAGATTTAAATCGATGTTTAACTTGTTTTTCTTTCCAGTTGATATTTTCCCAGATAATATCAACTGCTTTCTGAGAGGTACTCATAAATCCATCTAACAAGTTTTTTAAATCGTAATTGTGTTTAATCTTGTAAGTTAATACGATTTCGGATGGAAGTTTGTTTTTATTTTGCATTATTCTCGCCCACAATTTCTTTAACTGTCTTTATAAGTTTTTTATATTTGTGAGAACGCCTTCCGTATAATTTTCCTGCGAAATGGGAAATAACGGTTATTAAATCTTCTACTAACTCTTCTTGTGGAGCCTTACATTTCTTATTAATAACGATTACCTCCGTTCCGTAAGATTTAAAGAATTCTTTTAATGTTTCAAAGCCAAATCTTGTCAATCTATCTGGATAGGCAATTATTACTTTCTCAACCTCCTGATTTATAACCATTTTTAAAAGTTTTCTGTAGTTTTTTCTTTTTTCGCTTAATCCACTGCCAACATCTTTTAATATCTCTATATTCCAGCCCCTATCTTTTGCGTATGATTTTATCGCGTCTATTTGCCTTTCTAAATCGTCTTTTTGTGTGTTAGATGAAACCCTTGCATAGCCGATAATTTTTCTTTGTTCTTTATCTTTAATTCCTAATATTCGTTTTATTTCACTCTCTGGAACCCTCCTCTTTCCCCCCACAGTTCTAACACACTTTATCTTTCCCTCTCTATCCCATCTTTGCAGTGTTTTTATATGAATTCCCAACAATTCACAAGCTTCCTTCATCGTATATAGTCTTTCTAAACTCATACTTACTCACCAATAATAACTAACACTCATCTAATATATAACAGTTTCGGAAGGCGGTTATATAAAAAATATTTTAAAAAACTTTTTAGTATAAAATAACAATAAAGATTAAATTAATGTGGGGAAGTATTTTGTCATTTGGAATGTGTCATGTGGAATGAATTTGAGAATAAAAATGGAAAGTTGAAAGGATTTTGTAGATTATAGTCAGTTACAAAACTTTCTAAATTAAATAAGGAAGATATAATCTCGGACAAATATATACGGCAAAATCCCTTGGATTTTGCCAAAAAACATACGGCAAAACCTTTGGTTTTGCCAAATATTTCTAACGCACACGACGGTATCTCAACAAAATTGACTTTGAATATATAAACCACAGTAATTTTCCAAACAATAATTTCCACGTATTAATATCTAACTACAGGTTCATTGGTGATACTATGAAAAATCCAGAATTGCTTGAGAAATGGGATAAGGAGTATGTGTGGCATCCTTACACACAAATGAAGGAATATGTAAACTCAAAAAACTTAATTATAGAGAGAGGAGAAGGAAATTATTTGATTGATATTTATGGGAATAGATATTTGGATGCCGTCTCATCTATATGGTGTAATTTGTTTGGACATAGTAGGAAAGAGATAATAGATGCAATAAAAAATCAAGCGGATAAAATTTGCCATTCAACATTACTTGGATGTGGGAATGTTCCATCTATCTTATTGGCAAAAAAATTGGTGGATATAACCCCAAAGCATTTAACAAAAGTATTCTATTCAGAAGATGGTGCAGAGGCTGTAGAGATTGCCGTTAAAATGGCATTTGAATATTATGTTTTGAGAGGGGATAAAGGGAGGCATAAATTTATTTCAGTTAAAGAAGGTTATCATGGAGATACAGTTGGTGCTATGAGTGTTGGAGGTAGTGAACTTTTCCATGGGGTATTTAAACCACTATTATTTAAAGGTTACCATGCAGACCCTCCTTACTGCTATAGATGCAAATACTACAACTTCAAAGATACGGATGAGAGAAATAAGAAAGGTTGTGGGATGGAGTGTTTAAATGAAATCGTTGAGTTGATTGAGAAGCATAGTGAGGAAGTATTTTGTGTTATCCTTGAAGGAGGAGTTATGGGTTCTGCTGGAATAATACCATTCCCAGATGGGTATATTGAAGGAGTAGCGAAGGCATGTAAAGAGAACGATGTGATATTTATCCTTGATGAAGTTGCTACTGGATTTGGAAGAACAGGAAAGATGTTCTTTTGTGACAATGAAGAGTTAAAGAAATTAGAAAAACCTGATATCCTTTGTCTTGGGAAGGGAATAACTGGAGGGTATTTACCATTGGCCGCAACACTTACAACAGATGAGATATATAATATGTTCCTTGGAGACTTTGGGGAAAGTAAGCAGTTCTATCACGGACATACATATACTGGAAACCAACTCCTATGTTCTGCTGCACTTGCAACATTAGATATTTTTGAGAAAGAAAATGTAATAGAAAATATTCAACCAAAAATAAAACTTCTCCACGAGGAGCTTAAAAAATTAAAAGAACTTGAACATGTTGGAGATGTAAGAGGAAGAGGTTTTATGGTTGGAATAGAACTTGTAAAAAATAAAGAAACAAAAGAACCTTATCCTTATGGATATAAGGCAGGATATAGGGTTGCAGATAAATTACTTGAAAAAGGCATATATATGAGGCCTATTGGTAATGTTGTTATCTTAGTTCCTCCACTATCAATAACAGAGGAAGAAATCATTTATTTATGCAATTCCCTATACGATGCAATAAAAGAAGCGGATTTATAAAACAACATTAATATTCTATTTCTTTTCTTTAATTCTTGATAATTTTGATTATGTACAAAAAATAAAATGGGAAATCTGGGTTTTATTTATGAGGGAAATTTATAGACAGCTCATCCACATGGTATTCGGAAGTATTACTGCTTTTTCAATTCTTTATTTTGGAAAGAAGGTAATATATCCATTATTTATTTTGACATTGGCGGGGATTTTCTTACACTTTTATTTAAGGAAACATTATGCTCCAATAATATCTGACTTACTTAGGTTGTGTGGTAGAGAAAATGAGTATGGTAAAGGGGCTGTTTTGTTTGCAGTTGGAGTGTTAATAGCAGTGATACTTGTAGATAACATTAATGCCATTTTTTATGCGATATTGGTTTTTTCTATTAGCGATGCTTTGGCAACATTAGTGGGTATTAGAGGCAAAATAAAGATATTTGGGAAAACACTTGAAGGATTTCTTGCATTTTTTATCTCTGCCTGCATAATATTGCATTCATTTGGAATTTACGGGGTTTTAGTGGCATTTGTTGGGGCGTTTATAGAGTTAATAAGCAAAAAAATAAAAATTGATGACAATTTAGTCCTCCCCATATTTTTGGCGTTTATTTTGAATATGATAAATTGGTAAATTTTTTATTTTTTTATAGTCAATTTTTGTTGTTATTGTAAATTTCAGATAAATTTGGAGATATTAACATTAATATTTTTAAATATTTTTGTTGGGCTATAGATATTTACCCATATATGCCCCTATTCTTTCATATCCCAACCTTCTGTAGTATTCCCTAACTCCAATACCACTTGTTACCAAAATTTTGTTCATGCCAAATTCTTCCTTCGCAATCCTCTCTGCTTCTTTTAGGAGCATTTTTCCATATCCTTTATGTTGCCATGTGATTTCTTTTATGTCCTTTGTTAAAGGTTTTTCTTGCCCACAAACATGGAGCTGCCTTACCAATGCTGTTTTGTCATCAATCTCCTTTCTAAATGGTTTGTATGGAATTCTCAACCTTAAATATGCTATTAATATATCGTTTTTTAAATCTTCATAGGATAAGAAGATTTCTGTTCCTCCACTTGCAATATATTCTTCCCTGCATAATTTTATATGCTCAATCTCAGGCATAATGCCTCTCTTATACATCACATGCCCAACTTCCCTACACCTTATACATTTACATTTTATGCCTTTCCTTTCTAAGTTTTTATAGACCAATTCTCCCAAATTGCTCTTCTTAACTCCATCGACGATAACAGTTGCAGGAATATCCCTTTGAATTCTTGAAGTTCTTACCCATTTTGGCATTATGGACTTTACATAACTTATTAATTCCACCGCTTCTTCATCATTTAGTGGTTTAAATTCCCCTTTTTTCCACAAATCATATATTTCTGTCCCCCTAACAACCAAACATGGATAAATTTTGATTAAATCAGGCTTAAAATCTGGATTGTTGAATATTTCATAAAACATCTTTTTGTCCATCTCTTCTGTTGTGTTTGGTAAGCCAGGCATCATGTGGTAAGAAACCTTTAAACCACTATCCTTTAACAATTGCGTTGCCTTTATTGTATCTTCAACGGTATGTCCTCTTTTAACAAACTTTAACACATCATTGTATATACTCTGAACCCCAAGTTCTACCCTTGTGGCCCCCAATTTTAGCATTTGGTTTATATGTTCCTCTCTACAATAATCAGGTCTCGTTTCAATGCATAAAGCCACACATCTATGTTCTGCAGTTTCATTTAGTTTTTGTGCTTCCTCTAAACTATTTGATACTTTTTTGTTCATTGCATCTAAGCAACCTTTTATAAACCAATCTTGATACTCTATATCCCTTGCTGGAAATGTCCCTCCCATAATGATGAGTTCAACCTTATTTGTTGGATGCCCAACTTTCTCCAACTGCTCCAACCTTGCTTTGGTTTGTTCGTAGGGGTCGAATTTATACATCAAGCCCCTCATTGTTGCTGGTTCTCTTCCCGTATAACTTTGCGGCACATCTCCAAAGACGCTACCTTTTCCCCCTGGACAAAACATACACTTTCCATGCGGACATTTTTCAGGGGATGTCATTACTGCAACAACCGCAACACCAGATAATGTTCTGACGGGCTTTTTTCTCAGTAATGGGATGAGGACTTTTTTCTCTTCTTCAGTTGCATATTTTAATATTTCAGAGTTTAATGGGAACCCCACATTTAAATGCCTAAATTTTCTTAGACATTTTGATTTTATCTGTTCAATTCTGTCTTTTGAGACCTTCTTTTTCTTTTCATATTCATTCAATATATTCTCTATTATACACCTCATGAATTTCTCGTAATCATCCATAAAATCACCAAAATAGTTTTGTCATTATTATGACCTAAATTTATTATTTTTGGTATTTATTTTGTTTGAAAATAGTTGATTGTATGAAAATAATTCCAAACTTTAATTTAATCTTAAAATAGAATAATTTTCGATATTTTATTAGCTTAGAAACAATCAGAAAAATAGAACTTGCTGACTTATTTTTAAATTTATTTTCTATTATTGCAGAAACTTCTATAAATATCTTTCTTTAAACTCTTACTAAAAATTATCGAACTCTTTATAAAGCAAGAGAAGTTATAACTAAAAATCAATAATCAATACAAAAATATTATGATTTATGATTTTGAGCAAAATAGGAAAAAATAAAGTAAATATTCATTTCCGTAGCCTTGCTTTTAATATAGTCGTGTGCGGAATAGTTGAATAACCTACGGTTATTCAACTTCCCTGCAACCGAAGGTTGCAGTGGATTTTTAAACCTATTTATATAATAATGAATTTTTTAAATGGCTTTCATTCCTCCTTAAAATTTTTAAATGAGATATAAATCTTTAAAAATTAACCAACAGTTTATTCCAATTTCTAACGCACACGACTATAATTTAACTTCCTTCTTAATTCATCCTTTACCTTTAAATACGTTATTGGAATCCAAAACATCAATGAAATTATGTTAAAAATTATTATTGGATAATCATTCTTTAAAATTCCATAAACAAGCCATAAAGAAAGCCCTAAAGTGAAAGTAACCACAAAATAAAGTGAAATCCCACTCATGTCTTTTGTTTTTAATGATTTTATTAGTTGGGGCAGGGAGGCAAATGTTGTCAACGTCCCAGCAATATATCCAACCATATCAAACTCTATCGCCATAAAACCATCCCAAAAATTCTTTTTAACATAATTTTGCATACCAACTATAAACAATTTGTGATATTTATAGTTGTGTGCGGAATTATATATGGCAAAACCAGAGGTTTTGTCGTTAATTTTTAAACTCATTTATATATTAAATGAATTTTTAATAGTAATTATTCTTCCTTAAAAATATATGGCAAAACCTTTTAGGTTTTGCCAAAAAATTTGAAATAGCTTACAATCATTGAAAATTTGCTACAGCATATTTCCAAACTCTAACGCACACAACTATATTCTTATGCCCTACTTCTTAATACCGCTGTATTTTTGTTATATGCCCATATTCTCAACAATTCAACACCTATTTTTATTTTATTCGGTTAAAAGAAGTCGGCTTCTATTTTCCGTGATAAATTATTTATACATCAAAAGGAAATTGGGATGTAGGAAGAAGTATTCCTATTGGCGATAATATTCTACCCCGTAGTATAGTCGTTTGCATTATAAATGACCATAGTCATCAATGAAATTAAAGCATGAGTTATATTTTATTTGGAATTTTACGTGCAATTATCGTTCTTTCAAGAATTTCTTACAATAATTTCTTATGTCCAAAATATATTAAAATCCACAAACAACCATAAACACACCTAAAATACGTAAGGTGGAAGGCATGGAAGGAATTGATGTATTTTTCTTTTTATGGGCTGCATCGTTGATCTTCTTCATGAAGGCAGGGTTTATTGCGTTGGAGATTGGTCAGTTCAGCCATAGAAATGCTGCTTATCATTGTGTTTTGAAATTGTTGGATTTGGCTGCAGTGTTTATTGGTTATTTGGCAATTGGTTATGGAATTTCTTATGGACTTGAGAATATTATTCCTTTGGTAT
The sequence above is a segment of the Methanotorris igneus Kol 5 genome. Coding sequences within it:
- the bioA gene encoding adenosylmethionine--8-amino-7-oxononanoate transaminase → MKNPELLEKWDKEYVWHPYTQMKEYVNSKNLIIERGEGNYLIDIYGNRYLDAVSSIWCNLFGHSRKEIIDAIKNQADKICHSTLLGCGNVPSILLAKKLVDITPKHLTKVFYSEDGAEAVEIAVKMAFEYYVLRGDKGRHKFISVKEGYHGDTVGAMSVGGSELFHGVFKPLLFKGYHADPPYCYRCKYYNFKDTDERNKKGCGMECLNEIVELIEKHSEEVFCVILEGGVMGSAGIIPFPDGYIEGVAKACKENDVIFILDEVATGFGRTGKMFFCDNEELKKLEKPDILCLGKGITGGYLPLAATLTTDEIYNMFLGDFGESKQFYHGHTYTGNQLLCSAALATLDIFEKENVIENIQPKIKLLHEELKKLKELEHVGDVRGRGFMVGIELVKNKETKEPYPYGYKAGYRVADKLLEKGIYMRPIGNVVILVPPLSITEEEIIYLCNSLYDAIKEADL
- a CDS encoding tRNA uridine(34) 5-carboxymethylaminomethyl modification radical SAM/GNAT enzyme Elp3; translated protein: MDDYEKFMRCIIENILNEYEKKKKVSKDRIEQIKSKCLRKFRHLNVGFPLNSEILKYATEEEKKVLIPLLRKKPVRTLSGVAVVAVMTSPEKCPHGKCMFCPGGKGSVFGDVPQSYTGREPATMRGLMYKFDPYEQTKARLEQLEKVGHPTNKVELIIMGGTFPARDIEYQDWFIKGCLDAMNKKVSNSLEEAQKLNETAEHRCVALCIETRPDYCREEHINQMLKLGATRVELGVQSIYNDVLKFVKRGHTVEDTIKATQLLKDSGLKVSYHMMPGLPNTTEEMDKKMFYEIFNNPDFKPDLIKIYPCLVVRGTEIYDLWKKGEFKPLNDEEAVELISYVKSIMPKWVRTSRIQRDIPATVIVDGVKKSNLGELVYKNLERKGIKCKCIRCREVGHVMYKRGIMPEIEHIKLCREEYIASGGTEIFLSYEDLKNDILIAYLRLRIPYKPFRKEIDDKTALVRQLHVCGQEKPLTKDIKEITWQHKGYGKMLLKEAERIAKEEFGMNKILVTSGIGVREYYRRLGYERIGAYMGKYL
- the mfnF gene encoding (4-{4-[2-(gamma-L-glutamylamino)ethyl]phenoxymethyl}furan-2-yl)methanamine synthase, translated to MILGIDIGGANTKITEIDENDYKIHHIYFPMWKNNEKLTELLKKYSENVDTVGIVMTAELVDAYETKKEGVNDILNSVENAYDCPIYVLDADGNFLTPEEARENYLKVSAANWMATAKFVSEYIDNNCILVDMGSTTTDIIPIKDGKILANKKDLDRLMNNELIYVGTLRTPLSFLANKINFRGKITHVSSEYFAITGDIHVILGKIKEEDYTCETPDGKGVDRDACLTRVARVLCGDREMINDDELTAIAEEFYAKLLKLIREGVDEVSKKYELKNVVITGLGEEILKDALKGYNIKSIKEIYGKEVSLATPSFAVGMLLKKYIG
- a CDS encoding diacylglycerol/polyprenol kinase family protein — protein: MREIYRQLIHMVFGSITAFSILYFGKKVIYPLFILTLAGIFLHFYLRKHYAPIISDLLRLCGRENEYGKGAVLFAVGVLIAVILVDNINAIFYAILVFSISDALATLVGIRGKIKIFGKTLEGFLAFFISACIILHSFGIYGVLVAFVGAFIELISKKIKIDDNLVLPIFLAFILNMINW
- a CDS encoding IS607 family transposase, translated to MSLERLYTMKEACELLGIHIKTLQRWDREGKIKCVRTVGGKRRVPESEIKRILGIKDKEQRKIIGYARVSSNTQKDDLERQIDAIKSYAKDRGWNIEILKDVGSGLSEKRKNYRKLLKMVINQEVEKVIIAYPDRLTRFGFETLKEFFKSYGTEVIVINKKCKAPQEELVEDLITVISHFAGKLYGRRSHKYKKLIKTVKEIVGENNAK
- a CDS encoding SemiSWEET transporter, with the protein product MAIEFDMVGYIAGTLTTFASLPQLIKSLKTKDMSGISLYFVVTFTLGLSLWLVYGILKNDYPIIIFNIISLMFWIPITYLKVKDELRRKLNYSRVR
- a CDS encoding IS200/IS605 family accessory protein TnpB-related protein, encoding MQNKNKLPSEIVLTYKIKHNYDLKNLLDGFMSTSQKAVDIIWENINWKEKQVKHRFKSKNKYKYYTTTRLIPEIPKDKDFKRELRNYLLNGWNFASHYVDGAIKVAYSTIESWKSNYLDGKRKRNKPTFKRPFVRVKNTLIKYDKENGTIRITIKARREYLVLNIKNEWFFEKIRGFDIGEIILKDNEALITFKKPLNIFDKKVVIGVDSNLKSLDLFHPEEGWIRVDLSELHRIKKVYDVIIDKLKSIYKKAPKRIGILLKKYYNRRKNRVEDFINKLTSQLSKLFPNAIFIFEDLDKLSMYKNSNFNRDLDRTSWREIAKKLEYKSIVFYVNPHYTSKTCPVCGSKMESQEGQVVTCEKCGVFNRQFVGSFNIFKRGVKLVKKLLGGVGAPVAGVEVDDLLPNEPRGELRPMSPKSIVRVNLSESTFIHIYS